From a region of the Mauremys mutica isolate MM-2020 ecotype Southern chromosome 12, ASM2049712v1, whole genome shotgun sequence genome:
- the LOC123346410 gene encoding class I histocompatibility antigen, F10 alpha chain-like isoform X2 produces MGPRKHLLLVWLVLWFLLGLAEPAPEGPHSLAYHYVGTYDASGLLEFGAAGLLDGAPLDGYDRAARAKVPAQPWVGEGLGPEYWRQGGASRAAKEAWFRRNVETLKRRSNETLGRHTLQWALGCEREPGGLVRGWYQFGYDGQDLVVFDRGNRRWLAALPWAEATRRRWDAQPEFGERLHRYLGDTCPEWLGRFLRSRRAWARRAAAPQLQAWSRPTPGHPGWLTLGCQAWGFPTRDIEVSWLRGNTTLPGAEAGPGLPSGDGCYQRQSRLRVPEGEAQGVRCQGRHGDLETPLETAWARWKLGQSRLGLASEEEVPEDS; encoded by the exons ATGGGGCCCCGGAAACACCTGCTGCTGGTGTGGCTGGTGCTGTGGTTCCTACTCGGCCTGGCTGAGCCAG CCCCCGAGGGGCCCCACAGCCTGGCCTACCACTACGTGGGCACCTACGATGCCTCGGGGCTGCTGGAGTTCGGGGCGGCCGGGCTGCTGGACGGGGCCCCCCTCGACGGCTACGACCGGGCCGCCCGCGCCAAGGTGCCGgcccagccctgggtgggggaggggctgggccccgAGTACTGGCGCCAGGGGGGGGCCTCGCGGGCCGCCAAGGAGGCCTGGTTCCGGCGCAACGTGGAGACCCTCAAACGGAGAAGCAACGAGACGCTGG gcCGCCACACGCTGCAGTGGGCGCTGGGCTGCGAGCGGGAGCCCGGGGGGCTGGTCCGCGGCTGGTACCAGTTCGGCTACGACGGGCAGGACCTGGTGGTGTTCGACCGGGGGAACCGGCGCTGGCTGGCGGCGCTGCCCTGGGCCGAGGCCACGCGGCGCCGCTGGGACGCGCAGCCCGAGTTCGGGGAGCGGCTGCACCGGTACCTGGGGGACACCTGCCCGGAGTGGCTGGGCCGCTTCCTGCGCAGCCGGCGCGCCTGGGCCAGGAGGGCAG ctgccccccagctgCAGGCCTGGTCCCGCCCAACCCCCGGGCACCCGGGCTGGCTGACTCTGGGGTGCCAGGCCTGGGGGTTCCCCACGCGGGACATCGAGGTGTCCTGGCTGCGGGGGAACACGACGCTGCCGGGGGCCGAGGCGGGCCCGGGGCTGCCCAGCGGGGACGGGTGCTACCAACGCCAGAGCCGCCTGCGGGTGCCCGAGGGCGAGGCCCAGGGGGTGCGGTGCCAGGGCAGGCACGGGGACCTGGAGACGCCGCTGGAGACTGCGTGGG CTCGCTGGAAGCTGGGACAGTCCCGACTGGGCCTGGCCTCAG agGAAGAGGTGCCCGAAGACAGCTGA
- the LOC123346410 gene encoding class I histocompatibility antigen, F10 alpha chain-like isoform X3, which translates to MGPRKHLLLVWLVLWFLLGLAEPAPEGPHSLAYHYVGTYDASGLLEFGAAGLLDGAPLDGYDRAARAKVPAQPWVGEGLGPEYWRQGGASRAAKEAWFRRNVETLKRRSNETLGRHTLQWALGCEREPGGLVRGWYQFGYDGQDLVVFDRGNRRWLAALPWAEATRRRWDAQPEFGERLHRYLGDTCPEWLGRFLRSRRAWARRAAAPQLQAWSRPTPGHPGWLTLGCQAWGFPTRDIEVSWLRGNTTLPGAEAGPGLPSGDGCYQRQSRLRVPEGEAQGVRCQGRHGDLETPLETAWEEEVPEDS; encoded by the exons ATGGGGCCCCGGAAACACCTGCTGCTGGTGTGGCTGGTGCTGTGGTTCCTACTCGGCCTGGCTGAGCCAG CCCCCGAGGGGCCCCACAGCCTGGCCTACCACTACGTGGGCACCTACGATGCCTCGGGGCTGCTGGAGTTCGGGGCGGCCGGGCTGCTGGACGGGGCCCCCCTCGACGGCTACGACCGGGCCGCCCGCGCCAAGGTGCCGgcccagccctgggtgggggaggggctgggccccgAGTACTGGCGCCAGGGGGGGGCCTCGCGGGCCGCCAAGGAGGCCTGGTTCCGGCGCAACGTGGAGACCCTCAAACGGAGAAGCAACGAGACGCTGG gcCGCCACACGCTGCAGTGGGCGCTGGGCTGCGAGCGGGAGCCCGGGGGGCTGGTCCGCGGCTGGTACCAGTTCGGCTACGACGGGCAGGACCTGGTGGTGTTCGACCGGGGGAACCGGCGCTGGCTGGCGGCGCTGCCCTGGGCCGAGGCCACGCGGCGCCGCTGGGACGCGCAGCCCGAGTTCGGGGAGCGGCTGCACCGGTACCTGGGGGACACCTGCCCGGAGTGGCTGGGCCGCTTCCTGCGCAGCCGGCGCGCCTGGGCCAGGAGGGCAG ctgccccccagctgCAGGCCTGGTCCCGCCCAACCCCCGGGCACCCGGGCTGGCTGACTCTGGGGTGCCAGGCCTGGGGGTTCCCCACGCGGGACATCGAGGTGTCCTGGCTGCGGGGGAACACGACGCTGCCGGGGGCCGAGGCGGGCCCGGGGCTGCCCAGCGGGGACGGGTGCTACCAACGCCAGAGCCGCCTGCGGGTGCCCGAGGGCGAGGCCCAGGGGGTGCGGTGCCAGGGCAGGCACGGGGACCTGGAGACGCCGCTGGAGACTGCGTGGG agGAAGAGGTGCCCGAAGACAGCTGA
- the LOC123346410 gene encoding class I histocompatibility antigen, F10 alpha chain-like isoform X1, with protein sequence MGPRKHLLLVWLVLWFLLGLAEPAPEGPHSLAYHYVGTYDASGLLEFGAAGLLDGAPLDGYDRAARAKVPAQPWVGEGLGPEYWRQGGASRAAKEAWFRRNVETLKRRSNETLGRHTLQWALGCEREPGGLVRGWYQFGYDGQDLVVFDRGNRRWLAALPWAEATRRRWDAQPEFGERLHRYLGDTCPEWLGRFLRSRRAWARRAAAPQLQAWSRPTPGHPGWLTLGCQAWGFPTRDIEVSWLRGNTTLPGAEAGPGLPSGDGCYQRQSRLRVPEGEAQGVRCQGRHGDLETPLETAWAPRSPLYRVGVSPGTVAGATLGALGGLAGLAGALLLCRRRARWKLGQSRLGLASEEEVPEDS encoded by the exons ATGGGGCCCCGGAAACACCTGCTGCTGGTGTGGCTGGTGCTGTGGTTCCTACTCGGCCTGGCTGAGCCAG CCCCCGAGGGGCCCCACAGCCTGGCCTACCACTACGTGGGCACCTACGATGCCTCGGGGCTGCTGGAGTTCGGGGCGGCCGGGCTGCTGGACGGGGCCCCCCTCGACGGCTACGACCGGGCCGCCCGCGCCAAGGTGCCGgcccagccctgggtgggggaggggctgggccccgAGTACTGGCGCCAGGGGGGGGCCTCGCGGGCCGCCAAGGAGGCCTGGTTCCGGCGCAACGTGGAGACCCTCAAACGGAGAAGCAACGAGACGCTGG gcCGCCACACGCTGCAGTGGGCGCTGGGCTGCGAGCGGGAGCCCGGGGGGCTGGTCCGCGGCTGGTACCAGTTCGGCTACGACGGGCAGGACCTGGTGGTGTTCGACCGGGGGAACCGGCGCTGGCTGGCGGCGCTGCCCTGGGCCGAGGCCACGCGGCGCCGCTGGGACGCGCAGCCCGAGTTCGGGGAGCGGCTGCACCGGTACCTGGGGGACACCTGCCCGGAGTGGCTGGGCCGCTTCCTGCGCAGCCGGCGCGCCTGGGCCAGGAGGGCAG ctgccccccagctgCAGGCCTGGTCCCGCCCAACCCCCGGGCACCCGGGCTGGCTGACTCTGGGGTGCCAGGCCTGGGGGTTCCCCACGCGGGACATCGAGGTGTCCTGGCTGCGGGGGAACACGACGCTGCCGGGGGCCGAGGCGGGCCCGGGGCTGCCCAGCGGGGACGGGTGCTACCAACGCCAGAGCCGCCTGCGGGTGCCCGAGGGCGAGGCCCAGGGGGTGCGGTGCCAGGGCAGGCACGGGGACCTGGAGACGCCGCTGGAGACTGCGTGGG CCCCCAGGAGCCCGTTGTACCGAGTGGGCGTCTCCCCCGGGACCGTGGCCGGGGCGActctgggggcgctggggggcctGGCTGGCCTGGCGGGGGCGCTGCTGCTGTGCAGGAGGCGAG CTCGCTGGAAGCTGGGACAGTCCCGACTGGGCCTGGCCTCAG agGAAGAGGTGCCCGAAGACAGCTGA